From one Magnetofaba australis IT-1 genomic stretch:
- a CDS encoding glycosyltransferase family 2 protein has protein sequence MALTSVLIPVFNNLAMLEQVVATLIQHADAPMEIILVDNASFEPGVDEAYARLAQQPQVSIIRNAENRGFGKANNQALAVARGDYIALINSDMFMTGPWMRAAQARFASNPNIGAVQLRIILPSTDQPMEQWQTQTCGARFLPDGMPVYLLPNLPMNDPRVLEAFPLQAFMGAGVILKREVINQVGFFDEEYDLVFFEDTDLSLRVSEAGHDIFYEPQAFVIHLHSASMPHLTQETYDRSRKNNQKLFVKKWPIHKIHGILVARGFPDPRSES, from the coding sequence ATGGCGCTCACTTCGGTGTTGATCCCCGTGTTCAACAATCTGGCCATGCTCGAACAGGTGGTGGCGACGCTGATCCAGCACGCCGACGCCCCCATGGAGATCATTCTGGTGGACAACGCCTCGTTCGAGCCCGGCGTTGACGAGGCCTACGCGCGTCTGGCGCAACAACCTCAGGTCAGCATCATTCGCAATGCTGAAAACCGCGGCTTTGGCAAAGCCAACAATCAGGCCCTGGCGGTGGCGCGCGGCGACTATATCGCCCTGATCAACTCCGACATGTTCATGACCGGACCCTGGATGCGCGCGGCGCAGGCGCGCTTCGCCAGCAACCCCAATATTGGCGCTGTGCAATTGCGGATTATTCTGCCCTCCACCGACCAACCCATGGAGCAGTGGCAAACGCAAACCTGCGGGGCGCGTTTTCTGCCCGACGGCATGCCGGTCTACCTGCTGCCCAACCTGCCCATGAACGATCCGCGCGTGCTTGAGGCGTTCCCTCTGCAGGCCTTCATGGGTGCCGGCGTGATCCTCAAACGGGAGGTAATTAACCAAGTTGGCTTCTTCGATGAGGAGTATGACCTGGTGTTTTTTGAGGACACCGATCTGTCACTGCGCGTTTCCGAGGCTGGGCATGATATCTTTTATGAACCCCAAGCTTTTGTTATTCATCTACATTCCGCATCCATGCCGCACTTGACTCAGGAAACTTATGATAGGAGCAGAAAAAATAATCAGAAATTGTTTGTAAAAAAGTGGCCAATTCACAAGATTCATGGAATTCTAGTCGCCCGTGGATTTCCGGATCCACGTTCCGAATCGTGA
- the pyk gene encoding pyruvate kinase: MKRNRRAKIVATLGPNAKDKDHIRKLAEAGVDVFRLNFSHGSHDDHALRAQWIREVDQELGRHLGVLMDLQGPKLRIGAFKDGDSVMLKKGDKFKLYRTEREGDKDGVYLPHEELFMVMEPGLELLINDGRMSLRVLSLDDEGALCEVHIGGEISDRKGVNVPAALLPVTALTPKDLEDLEFGLSIGVDWCALSFVQRPEDLRQAHELIQGRAKLLAKIEKPQAVDNLEAIIEEADGVMVARGDLAVEYSAEKVPMVQKKVIGMCREAGKPVIVATQMLESMIDAPVPTRAEASDVANAIYDGTDAVMLSAESAVGKYPYETVRMMSKIIETTENDPSHYGMIRAHHIEFNATDGDAISAAAADVARARGGKAICTFTSSGSSATRMARTRTRTPILAITTSLATARQLTLVWGVSTAKVDGDDAIKNFKEMVQMGCSMAKKAGLAKNGERVVIIAGMPFGSSGSTNILRLADVGAFEVS, translated from the coding sequence ATGAAACGTAATCGCCGCGCTAAAATCGTCGCCACCCTCGGCCCCAACGCCAAAGACAAAGACCATATCCGCAAGTTGGCCGAAGCCGGGGTGGACGTGTTCCGTCTCAACTTCAGCCACGGCTCCCACGATGATCACGCGCTGCGCGCCCAATGGATCCGCGAAGTGGATCAGGAACTCGGTCGCCACCTGGGCGTCCTGATGGACCTGCAGGGCCCCAAACTGCGCATCGGCGCGTTCAAGGACGGCGACTCGGTGATGCTCAAGAAGGGCGACAAGTTCAAGCTCTATCGCACCGAGCGCGAAGGCGACAAAGATGGCGTCTACCTGCCCCATGAAGAGCTGTTCATGGTGATGGAGCCGGGCCTGGAGCTGCTCATCAACGATGGCCGCATGAGCCTGCGCGTGTTGAGCCTGGATGATGAAGGCGCGCTGTGCGAAGTGCACATCGGCGGCGAGATCTCCGACCGCAAGGGCGTCAACGTGCCGGCCGCGCTGCTGCCGGTGACCGCGCTGACCCCCAAAGACCTGGAGGACCTGGAGTTCGGTCTGTCCATCGGCGTGGACTGGTGCGCGCTCTCCTTCGTGCAGCGCCCCGAAGATCTGCGTCAGGCCCATGAGCTGATCCAAGGCCGCGCCAAGCTGCTGGCCAAGATCGAAAAGCCCCAGGCGGTGGACAATCTGGAAGCGATCATCGAAGAGGCCGACGGCGTGATGGTGGCTCGCGGCGACCTGGCGGTGGAGTACAGCGCCGAGAAGGTGCCCATGGTGCAGAAGAAGGTGATCGGCATGTGCCGTGAAGCCGGCAAGCCGGTGATCGTGGCCACGCAGATGCTGGAATCCATGATCGACGCCCCGGTGCCGACCCGCGCCGAAGCCTCCGACGTGGCCAACGCCATCTATGACGGCACCGACGCGGTGATGCTCTCCGCCGAATCCGCGGTGGGCAAATATCCGTATGAGACCGTGCGCATGATGAGCAAGATCATCGAAACCACGGAGAACGATCCGTCCCACTACGGCATGATCCGCGCCCACCACATCGAGTTCAACGCCACCGACGGCGACGCCATCTCCGCCGCCGCCGCCGACGTGGCCCGCGCCCGTGGCGGTAAGGCGATCTGCACCTTCACCTCGTCGGGCAGCTCGGCCACCCGCATGGCGCGCACCCGCACCCGCACGCCGATTCTGGCCATCACCACCAGCCTGGCCACCGCGCGTCAACTGACCCTGGTGTGGGGCGTCTCCACCGCCAAGGTGGATGGCGACGACGCCATCAAGAACTTCAAAGAGATGGTGCAGATGGGCTGCAGCATGGCCAAGAAGGCCGGTCTGGCCAAGAATGGCGAGCGCGTGGTGATCATCGCGGGCATGCCGTTCGGCTCCTCGGGCTCCACCAACATTCTGCGTCTGGCCGATGTGGGCGCGTTTGAAGTGAGCTAA
- a CDS encoding acetyltransferase, with protein MGAQDGKKLLILGGGGHASVVCACARACGWGARLLGYLAPEPSALMSELKLEHLGDDDALERFAPDQVALLNGIGSVGDPSRRRRAHDAAAAQGFAFPVLTHPTAIIDPTALLSEGAQIMAGAIVQIGARIHAGALINTGARIDHHCFIGDHVHIAPGAVLCGQVTVETGAHVGAGATLIQGVRVGQDALVGAGAVVVGNVSSGMRTIGVPARESAL; from the coding sequence ATGGGCGCGCAGGACGGCAAAAAGCTCCTGATTCTTGGCGGCGGCGGACACGCTTCGGTGGTCTGCGCGTGCGCCCGCGCCTGCGGCTGGGGCGCGCGCCTGCTGGGCTATCTGGCCCCCGAACCCAGCGCCTTGATGAGCGAGCTGAAACTGGAACACCTTGGCGACGACGACGCCCTCGAACGCTTCGCGCCCGATCAGGTCGCCCTGCTCAACGGCATCGGCAGCGTGGGCGATCCCAGCCGCCGCCGCCGCGCCCATGACGCCGCCGCCGCCCAGGGCTTCGCCTTCCCTGTTCTGACGCACCCCACAGCAATCATTGATCCCACCGCCCTGCTGAGTGAGGGCGCACAAATCATGGCGGGCGCCATTGTGCAGATTGGCGCCCGCATCCACGCTGGCGCGCTGATCAACACCGGCGCGCGCATCGATCATCACTGTTTTATCGGCGACCACGTCCACATCGCCCCCGGGGCGGTGCTGTGTGGTCAGGTCACGGTGGAGACCGGCGCCCACGTAGGCGCTGGCGCCACCCTCATTCAAGGCGTGCGCGTAGGCCAGGATGCACTGGTCGGCGCGGGCGCGGTGGTGGTTGGGAACGTATCGTCCGGCATGCGAACGATCGGGGTTCCCGCCCGGGAGAGCGCGTTATGA
- a CDS encoding IS110 family transposase, with translation MSNHIENGQVRVLGIDLGKSVFQLHGVDARGKSVLKQRLKRDKLLEFMAQLPPCLVGMEASSGAHHWARKFQGYGHDVRLMAPQYVKPYVKRHKNDSVDAEAICEAVQRPNMRFMGIKSVAQQEILALHRVRSLAVKNRTALVNQIRGLLAEYGIVFPKSIKQARRAIVLILSDESSEMSANFRVILEDERDELAHLDERIGKYEREIEALAKAEPQCRLLMTIPGVGPITATALLASVGDVRAFKNGRELSAWIGLVPNQHSTGGKAWLTGISKRGNGYLRTLLIHGARAALRVCENKPDRRSQWAVSVSERRGANKAVVALANRMARSAWAMLVKQEAYGASAAV, from the coding sequence ATGAGCAATCATATCGAAAACGGACAGGTACGGGTACTGGGGATTGATCTGGGCAAGAGCGTGTTTCAGTTGCATGGCGTGGATGCGCGCGGCAAGAGCGTTCTGAAACAGCGCTTGAAACGAGATAAGTTACTGGAGTTCATGGCGCAACTGCCGCCGTGCCTGGTGGGGATGGAAGCCAGTAGCGGCGCCCACCATTGGGCGCGGAAATTTCAGGGATATGGGCATGATGTGCGTTTGATGGCGCCGCAATATGTGAAGCCCTACGTGAAGCGGCACAAGAACGACAGCGTGGACGCTGAGGCGATATGTGAAGCGGTACAGCGTCCGAATATGCGTTTTATGGGGATCAAAAGCGTTGCCCAGCAAGAAATTCTAGCGTTGCATCGGGTGCGCAGTCTGGCGGTGAAGAACCGCACGGCGTTGGTGAACCAGATTCGCGGACTGCTTGCCGAGTATGGGATTGTCTTTCCCAAGAGCATCAAACAGGCGCGGCGGGCGATTGTGCTGATTTTGAGTGATGAGAGCTCGGAAATGAGCGCCAATTTTCGCGTAATTCTGGAGGATGAGCGCGATGAGCTGGCGCATTTGGATGAGCGCATCGGCAAATATGAGCGTGAGATTGAGGCGCTGGCCAAGGCGGAGCCGCAGTGTCGATTGCTGATGACGATCCCGGGAGTGGGACCGATCACGGCGACGGCGCTGTTGGCGTCGGTGGGGGATGTGCGGGCGTTTAAGAATGGCCGGGAGCTGTCGGCATGGATAGGGTTGGTTCCGAATCAGCACTCCACAGGGGGCAAGGCGTGGCTGACGGGGATCAGCAAGCGGGGAAACGGTTATCTTCGCACCCTGTTGATTCATGGGGCGCGGGCGGCGTTGCGCGTGTGTGAAAACAAGCCGGATCGCCGCAGCCAGTGGGCAGTGTCGGTGTCGGAACGTCGCGGCGCGAATAAAGCGGTGGTGGCGCTGGCCAACCGCATGGCGCGCAGCGCGTGGGCGATGCTGGTGAAGCAGGAGGCCTATGGGGCCAGCGCCGCTGTGTAG
- a CDS encoding cytidylyltransferase domain-containing protein: MINGKRVLGVIPARGGSKGLPRKNVIDLDGKPLIGWTIDSAKGCPYLDRVILSSDDAEIMRIARDLGCDVPFVRPAELARDDSPAIDVFIHALDTLTESYDYLVVLQATTPLRIAQDISACLEICEKEKAPACVTVFEPRHHPYWTFKLDDNQRLEQLMEGEIPYRRQLLPDCYALNGAVYVARTDWLRETRSFLTAETRGHVMPADRSTDIDTWRDLMWIQMLLREKKSEARAA; encoded by the coding sequence ATGATCAACGGCAAACGCGTACTGGGCGTCATCCCCGCGCGTGGCGGCTCCAAAGGGCTGCCGCGCAAGAATGTCATCGACCTGGACGGCAAACCCCTGATCGGCTGGACCATCGATTCGGCCAAAGGGTGCCCCTATCTGGACCGGGTAATCCTCTCCTCCGATGATGCGGAGATCATGCGCATCGCCCGCGACCTGGGCTGTGATGTCCCCTTCGTGCGTCCGGCGGAACTGGCTCGTGACGACTCCCCGGCTATCGACGTGTTCATTCATGCTCTCGATACGCTTACCGAGTCGTATGACTATCTGGTGGTGCTGCAGGCCACCACGCCGCTGCGCATCGCTCAGGACATCAGCGCCTGTCTGGAGATCTGCGAAAAGGAGAAGGCGCCCGCCTGCGTGACGGTGTTTGAACCGCGCCATCACCCCTACTGGACCTTCAAGCTCGACGACAACCAGCGTCTGGAGCAGTTGATGGAGGGGGAGATCCCCTATCGCCGCCAACTGCTGCCCGACTGCTACGCCCTCAACGGCGCAGTCTATGTGGCGCGCACCGACTGGCTGCGCGAAACCCGCAGCTTCCTCACCGCCGAAACCCGCGGCCACGTCATGCCAGCGGATCGCTCCACCGACATCGACACCTGGCGCGATCTGATGTGGATTCAGATGTTGCTGCGCGAAAAAAAGTCTGAGGCCCGCGCCGCCTGA
- a CDS encoding aminotransferase class I/II-fold pyridoxal phosphate-dependent enzyme → MPWAHKLDQMQPFHVMEMLARAKALAAQGRDIVRLEVGEPDFATPQPVLEAAQRALAVDKTRYTNALGLPELRARIARWYGETYHVDLDPDRVALTPGTSGGFQLAFGLLLDPSDRIAITDPGYPCYPNMIRFQGGEPVTVAVGPEHGYHFTADLLKPHLAEGLAGALVTSPSNPTGTLIDPDAFEAVAAELDAAGAALISDEIYHGLTYGEAARTALSFSPNALVINGFSKYFAMTGWRLGWLIAPPEAMRYVEILSQNLFISAPTLSQYAALAVFDCQDELNAQAARYDLARRDLLARLPSLGFAVGPEPRGAFYVYADAREAMARLGAPDAQTLCVRLLEEAGVAITPGIDFGPSGAGDHVRFSYAGGGERVAEGLNRLAGLLGGSDSAPSDRAS, encoded by the coding sequence ATGCCCTGGGCCCATAAACTGGACCAAATGCAGCCTTTTCATGTGATGGAGATGCTCGCGCGCGCCAAAGCGTTGGCCGCGCAGGGGCGCGATATCGTGCGTCTGGAGGTTGGGGAGCCAGATTTCGCCACGCCGCAGCCGGTGCTGGAGGCGGCGCAACGCGCCTTGGCGGTGGATAAAACCCGCTACACCAACGCTTTGGGGCTGCCGGAGCTGCGTGCGCGCATCGCCCGGTGGTATGGCGAAACCTATCATGTCGATCTCGATCCAGACCGGGTGGCGCTGACGCCGGGCACCTCCGGGGGCTTTCAACTGGCGTTTGGCCTGTTGCTGGATCCGAGCGATCGCATCGCCATCACCGATCCGGGCTACCCCTGCTATCCCAATATGATCCGCTTTCAAGGCGGTGAGCCGGTGACGGTGGCGGTGGGGCCGGAGCATGGTTATCACTTCACCGCCGATCTGCTCAAACCGCATCTGGCCGAAGGTCTGGCGGGGGCGCTGGTCACCAGCCCCTCCAACCCCACCGGCACCCTGATTGACCCTGACGCCTTTGAAGCCGTGGCCGCCGAGCTGGATGCGGCGGGCGCGGCGCTGATCTCCGATGAGATCTACCACGGGCTCACCTATGGCGAAGCGGCGCGCACGGCGCTGTCGTTCTCGCCCAATGCGTTGGTGATTAACGGATTCTCCAAATACTTCGCCATGACCGGCTGGCGTTTGGGGTGGCTCATCGCGCCGCCGGAGGCGATGCGCTATGTGGAGATTCTGAGCCAGAACCTGTTCATCAGCGCGCCGACGCTGTCGCAGTATGCGGCTTTGGCGGTGTTCGACTGCCAGGATGAACTCAACGCCCAGGCGGCGCGCTATGACCTCGCCCGGCGCGACCTGCTGGCGCGTCTGCCGTCGTTGGGCTTTGCCGTGGGGCCGGAGCCGCGCGGCGCATTCTATGTATACGCCGACGCCCGCGAGGCGATGGCGCGACTGGGCGCCCCCGATGCGCAGACGCTCTGCGTGCGCTTGTTGGAGGAGGCGGGGGTGGCGATCACCCCAGGGATCGATTTCGGTCCCAGCGGCGCGGGCGACCATGTGCGCTTCTCCTATGCCGGCGGCGGCGAGCGCGTGGCCGAAGGGCTGAATCGCCTGGCGGGGTTGCTGGGCGGGTCGGACTCTGCGCCCTCGGATCGCGCCTCATGA
- a CDS encoding nucleotidyltransferase family protein, whose amino-acid sequence MSPMTDWRSVLIRPQDPIMEGLTVINRGAIGVALVTDDDMRLVGIVTDGDIRRGLLRHVSLEAPVAEIMGQRPITARDSDSRDHILALMRAHELDHIPIVNADGALVGLERLQQLARPVQRDNWVVLMAGGLGSRLGALTRDCPKPLLQVGSQPILEVILESYIALGFHRFFLSVNYKKHMIQDYFGHGERWGVRIDYLEEKEPLGTAGPLGLLPDRPTSPLIVMNGDLLTRLDFTRVLDFHREHEAEATLCVRQVEETVPYGVVQLENGHRLSGIHEKPVNKYFVNTGIYVLEPSALERIPAGGYLDMPDLFRQLIDSGRPTAAFPFLEYWMDIGQVGDFHQARKDYEDLFP is encoded by the coding sequence ATGAGTCCCATGACAGATTGGCGCAGCGTGTTGATTCGCCCTCAGGATCCCATCATGGAGGGGCTCACCGTCATCAATCGCGGCGCCATCGGCGTGGCGCTGGTGACCGATGACGACATGCGCCTGGTGGGCATCGTCACCGACGGCGATATCCGCCGCGGTCTGTTGCGTCACGTCAGCCTGGAGGCGCCTGTGGCGGAGATCATGGGGCAACGCCCCATCACGGCGCGCGACTCCGATTCGCGCGATCACATTCTGGCGCTGATGCGCGCTCATGAGCTGGACCACATCCCCATCGTCAACGCCGACGGCGCGTTGGTGGGGTTGGAGCGGCTCCAGCAACTGGCGCGCCCGGTGCAGCGCGACAACTGGGTGGTGCTGATGGCGGGCGGCCTTGGCTCGCGCCTGGGCGCCCTCACCCGCGACTGCCCCAAGCCCCTGCTGCAAGTGGGCAGTCAGCCGATTCTGGAAGTGATTCTGGAGAGCTACATCGCCTTGGGGTTCCACCGCTTCTTCCTGTCAGTGAATTACAAGAAGCACATGATCCAGGACTACTTCGGCCACGGCGAACGCTGGGGCGTGCGCATCGACTACCTGGAAGAGAAGGAGCCGCTGGGCACCGCCGGCCCCCTCGGACTGCTCCCCGACCGCCCCACCAGCCCGCTCATCGTCATGAATGGCGATCTGCTCACGCGGCTCGACTTTACTCGGGTATTGGATTTCCACCGCGAGCATGAGGCGGAAGCCACACTGTGCGTGCGACAGGTGGAGGAGACGGTGCCTTACGGCGTGGTGCAGTTGGAAAATGGCCATCGCCTGAGCGGCATCCATGAAAAGCCGGTTAACAAATACTTCGTCAACACCGGCATCTACGTTCTGGAGCCTTCGGCTCTGGAGCGCATCCCCGCTGGCGGCTATCTGGATATGCCGGATCTGTTCCGTCAGCTCATCGATAGCGGTCGCCCCACGGCGGCTTTCCCCTTTCTGGAGTACTGGATGGATATCGGCCAAGTGGGCGACTTCCATCAGGCTCGCAAGGACTACGAGGATCTGTTCCCATGA
- a CDS encoding SGNH/GDSL hydrolase family protein yields the protein MSQTVSTKSNWRFVVVLALMGFGLLEAACFGISLYLHDAGVLYRPQPRVGLAYEAYLKARDPVLGWPSKALGFTGELDALGARVSEAFPDPAAQPALSIYGDSFAYGSEVSPHQAWADLLSRHIGARVNNFGVPGYGTDQAYLRFTTKRSVDRAPVAMLAHYSEDILRNLTSSYDLIYPVGGVGLKPRFRLLQDGSLELIPLMGGTWASYRDVVEDPGANMPADDFFKPGGLGGTQKFGFPFTLRVALALRHLHVQGKLTATPWHAPLYRPDHPSRALDLTAAILNRFVADARAAGVRPLLAIIPSGADLLEFTRSGKWIYATLRDRLQQEGVELLDFGPRLMAHLQGENPCNLFKSCYQHMNPRGNEVLAQLAFEYLQEQGIGAAP from the coding sequence ATGAGTCAAACTGTCTCCACCAAAAGCAACTGGCGCTTTGTGGTCGTGCTGGCGCTGATGGGATTTGGACTGTTGGAGGCGGCCTGCTTCGGCATTAGCCTCTATCTGCACGATGCGGGGGTGCTGTATCGGCCTCAGCCGCGGGTCGGTTTGGCCTATGAGGCGTATCTCAAAGCGCGCGATCCGGTTCTGGGGTGGCCATCCAAAGCGTTGGGCTTCACTGGCGAGTTGGATGCGCTGGGCGCGCGCGTGAGCGAAGCCTTCCCCGATCCCGCCGCGCAACCGGCGCTGTCGATCTATGGCGACTCCTTCGCCTACGGCTCCGAGGTGAGTCCGCATCAGGCCTGGGCCGACCTGCTCTCGCGCCATATCGGCGCGCGGGTGAACAATTTTGGCGTGCCGGGGTATGGCACCGATCAGGCCTATCTGCGTTTTACCACCAAGCGCAGCGTCGATCGCGCGCCGGTGGCGATGCTGGCGCACTACTCTGAAGATATTCTGCGCAATCTCACCAGCAGCTATGACTTGATCTACCCGGTTGGCGGGGTGGGGCTCAAACCGCGTTTTCGCCTGTTGCAAGATGGCTCGCTGGAGTTGATCCCCCTGATGGGCGGAACCTGGGCCTCCTATCGCGACGTGGTGGAGGATCCCGGCGCCAACATGCCGGCGGATGATTTTTTCAAACCCGGCGGGCTGGGGGGGACGCAGAAATTTGGCTTCCCCTTCACGCTGCGCGTGGCGCTGGCTCTGCGTCATCTGCATGTGCAGGGCAAACTGACGGCCACCCCCTGGCACGCGCCGCTGTACAGGCCGGATCATCCCAGTCGGGCGTTGGATCTGACCGCCGCGATTCTCAACCGCTTTGTGGCCGACGCCCGCGCCGCCGGGGTGCGGCCGCTGCTGGCCATCATCCCTTCGGGCGCCGATCTGTTGGAGTTCACACGCAGCGGCAAATGGATCTATGCAACGTTGCGTGATCGCCTGCAGCAGGAGGGCGTGGAGCTGCTCGATTTCGGGCCGCGTCTGATGGCCCATCTGCAGGGGGAGAATCCCTGCAATCTGTTCAAGAGTTGCTATCAGCATATGAATCCGCGCGGCAATGAGGTGTTGGCGCAACTGGCGTTTGAGTATCTGCAAGAGCAGGGGATCGGAGCGGCGCCATGA
- the neuB gene encoding N-acetylneuraminate synthase, translating to MPSIFIIAEAGVNHNGDLVLAKRLIDAAAAAGADAVKFQTFRAERIAAAHAAKADYQKRLTDGDDQLSMLKQLELSEADHHALIAHCQERGIAFLSTPFDIDSARLLRGLGLTTFKIPSGEITNLPLLREIAGYGYPVIVSTGMADLTEVGATIDALVSAGQNREHITLLHCTTEYPAPLHSVNLRAMQTMGAEFGLPIGYSDHTPGIAIPTAAAALGATVIEKHFTLDRTLPGPDHAASLEPDELTAMVAAIRGVEQALGNGVKQPDPVELGNRDIARKSLVAARAIQPGEPFSADNVTAKRPGTGISPMFWDAVMGEKANRAYQADELLDAAIYRQE from the coding sequence ATGCCTTCCATCTTCATCATCGCCGAAGCCGGGGTGAATCATAATGGCGACTTGGTCCTGGCCAAGCGCCTCATCGACGCCGCCGCCGCCGCTGGAGCCGATGCGGTCAAGTTCCAGACCTTCCGCGCCGAACGCATCGCCGCCGCCCACGCCGCCAAAGCGGACTATCAAAAACGTCTCACCGACGGCGACGATCAGCTCTCCATGCTCAAACAGTTGGAGCTGTCCGAGGCCGATCACCACGCCCTCATCGCCCACTGCCAGGAGCGCGGCATCGCCTTTCTCTCCACCCCGTTCGATATCGACAGCGCGCGCCTGCTGCGCGGTCTGGGCCTGACCACCTTCAAGATCCCCTCCGGCGAGATCACCAACCTGCCCCTGCTGCGGGAGATCGCCGGGTATGGCTATCCGGTGATCGTCTCCACCGGCATGGCGGATCTGACCGAGGTGGGCGCCACCATTGATGCCCTGGTCAGCGCCGGACAGAACCGCGAGCACATCACCCTACTGCACTGCACCACGGAGTACCCCGCGCCGCTGCACTCGGTGAACTTGCGCGCCATGCAGACGATGGGAGCCGAATTTGGATTGCCCATTGGCTACTCCGACCACACCCCTGGCATCGCCATCCCCACCGCCGCCGCCGCATTGGGCGCTACGGTGATCGAAAAGCACTTCACTCTGGACCGCACCCTGCCCGGTCCCGACCACGCCGCGTCGCTGGAACCCGATGAGCTGACCGCCATGGTCGCCGCTATTCGCGGCGTGGAGCAGGCGCTAGGAAATGGCGTCAAGCAACCGGATCCGGTGGAGTTGGGCAATCGAGATATTGCGCGCAAGAGTCTGGTGGCGGCGCGCGCGATACAACCGGGCGAACCGTTCAGCGCTGACAACGTCACCGCCAAACGCCCGGGGACCGGCATCTCGCCCATGTTCTGGGATGCGGTGATGGGGGAAAAGGCCAACCGCGCCTATCAAGCCGATGAGCTGCTCGACGCCGCAATTTACAGACAGGAATGA